The following proteins are co-located in the Acanthochromis polyacanthus isolate Apoly-LR-REF ecotype Palm Island chromosome 7, KAUST_Apoly_ChrSc, whole genome shotgun sequence genome:
- the LOC127534794 gene encoding uncharacterized protein LOC127534794 isoform X1 — MEDNMSKYITDLEVSLNETDESQLRAQGFSKINVDLNKGAGGKNIYLWYKRGSCGAITRIQLSFTEAMSEGLNKVGYQKINKNLNTGAGGNHIYLWFSKGSSEYHVPIVDLDVSVTDEAQKFKFGWDRLACDLNRGVGGCWVFLWVKRENPTYICDLAATADFQGDADYFNNGYIRIDETTNRGAGGAYVFIWYRQTTKKEGAIKDLQVSTNDAEYERFQNGKYNPVNMDLNQGTGGNPVFLWYKKDDCSSGPIKDVTLVVNRQDVCPFEAAGVQVIDKNLNDGNCCAPELFLCYYC, encoded by the exons aTG GAAGACAACATGTCCAAGTACATCACCGACCTCGAAGTGTCTCTGAATGAGACTGATGAGAGTCAGCTCCGTGCTCAAGGCTTCAGCAAAATTAATGTAGATCTGAACAAAGGAGCTGGAGGGAAAAACATCTACCTCTGGTACAAGAGAGGTAGCTGTGGAGCCATCACCAGGATCCAGTTGTCCTTCACTGAGGCCATGAGTGAGGGCCTGAACAAGGTAGGGTACCAGAAGATCAACAAAAACCTCAACACCGGAGCAGGAGGGAACCACATCTATCTGTGGTTCTCCAAAGGTTCCTCAGAGTACCATGTTCCCATCGTGGACCTGGACGTCTCTGTCACCGATGAAGCCCAGAAGTTTAAGTTCGGCTGGGACAGGCTGGCCTGTGATCTGAACCGGGGGGTTGGAGGATGTTGGGTCTTCCTGTGGGTGAAGAGAGAGAATCCAACCTACATCTGTGACCTTGCTGCCACTGCCGACTTCCAGGGAGACGCCGACTACTTCAACAATGGCTACATCCGAATCGATGAAACCACcaacagaggagcaggaggggCCTACGTCTTCATCTGGTACCGTCAGACCACCAAGAAGGAGGGGGCCATCAAAGACCTGCAGGTCTCCACCAATGATGCTGAGTACGAGCGCTTCCAGAATGGCAAGTATAATCCAGTGAACATGGATCTGAACCAGGGGACCGGAGGAAACCCGGTGTTCCTGTGGTACAAGAAAGACGACTGCAGCAGCGGCCCCATCAAGGACGTCACTCTGGTGGTCAACAGACAGGATGTCTGTCCATTTGAGGCTGCTGGTGTCCAGGTCATCGACAAAAACCTCAACGATGGAAACTGCTGTGCACCTGAGCTGTTCCTGTGTTACTACTGCTGA
- the LOC127534794 gene encoding uncharacterized protein LOC127534794 isoform X2, with amino-acid sequence MSKYITDLEVSLNETDESQLRAQGFSKINVDLNKGAGGKNIYLWYKRGSCGAITRIQLSFTEAMSEGLNKVGYQKINKNLNTGAGGNHIYLWFSKGSSEYHVPIVDLDVSVTDEAQKFKFGWDRLACDLNRGVGGCWVFLWVKRENPTYICDLAATADFQGDADYFNNGYIRIDETTNRGAGGAYVFIWYRQTTKKEGAIKDLQVSTNDAEYERFQNGKYNPVNMDLNQGTGGNPVFLWYKKDDCSSGPIKDVTLVVNRQDVCPFEAAGVQVIDKNLNDGNCCAPELFLCYYC; translated from the coding sequence ATGTCCAAGTACATCACCGACCTCGAAGTGTCTCTGAATGAGACTGATGAGAGTCAGCTCCGTGCTCAAGGCTTCAGCAAAATTAATGTAGATCTGAACAAAGGAGCTGGAGGGAAAAACATCTACCTCTGGTACAAGAGAGGTAGCTGTGGAGCCATCACCAGGATCCAGTTGTCCTTCACTGAGGCCATGAGTGAGGGCCTGAACAAGGTAGGGTACCAGAAGATCAACAAAAACCTCAACACCGGAGCAGGAGGGAACCACATCTATCTGTGGTTCTCCAAAGGTTCCTCAGAGTACCATGTTCCCATCGTGGACCTGGACGTCTCTGTCACCGATGAAGCCCAGAAGTTTAAGTTCGGCTGGGACAGGCTGGCCTGTGATCTGAACCGGGGGGTTGGAGGATGTTGGGTCTTCCTGTGGGTGAAGAGAGAGAATCCAACCTACATCTGTGACCTTGCTGCCACTGCCGACTTCCAGGGAGACGCCGACTACTTCAACAATGGCTACATCCGAATCGATGAAACCACcaacagaggagcaggaggggCCTACGTCTTCATCTGGTACCGTCAGACCACCAAGAAGGAGGGGGCCATCAAAGACCTGCAGGTCTCCACCAATGATGCTGAGTACGAGCGCTTCCAGAATGGCAAGTATAATCCAGTGAACATGGATCTGAACCAGGGGACCGGAGGAAACCCGGTGTTCCTGTGGTACAAGAAAGACGACTGCAGCAGCGGCCCCATCAAGGACGTCACTCTGGTGGTCAACAGACAGGATGTCTGTCCATTTGAGGCTGCTGGTGTCCAGGTCATCGACAAAAACCTCAACGATGGAAACTGCTGTGCACCTGAGCTGTTCCTGTGTTACTACTGCTGA